In Amycolatopsis sp. EV170708-02-1, the following are encoded in one genomic region:
- a CDS encoding MFS transporter, with protein MSASAESHRTSLADYRAALTAPGSRGAVIASLLARLPIAMIGISALLYVQRETGSFAAAGLVSAGSLVGVSVGAVVQGRLIDRFGPTRPLLTTTVLFALAMTGLVFAIEAHAPTLVLVPLAFGTGITEPMVGSASRALWTRLLPAGPTRNAAFSYEAISMEVFFILGPGFAGLLIAAPWAGTGIVTGSLTMIAGATLFALSPTVRAWGPSPSTGGKLLGALASPGMRTLAIAALGFGAVIGFVEVAVPAAATEAGNTSIGGLLLSAWSVSSVAFGVAYSLRPWPRQMGLRLPVLLAGFGALVALLALPGSLWGLALAMLAAGALITPQSTTHSAAIEIAAPKGTAAEAFGWVLTAVTLGLAFGQSISGYLVEHAGHEAAFLAAGGVGFALAAVVWLLRGTFRPQPAGAVAEAPELVGAAR; from the coding sequence GTGTCCGCTTCCGCCGAGAGCCACCGCACCTCCCTCGCCGACTACCGGGCCGCGCTGACCGCGCCCGGATCCCGCGGGGCGGTGATCGCGTCGCTGCTCGCCCGCCTGCCGATCGCGATGATCGGCATCTCCGCGCTGCTGTACGTCCAGCGCGAGACGGGCTCCTTCGCCGCGGCCGGGCTGGTGTCCGCCGGGTCGCTGGTGGGTGTCTCCGTCGGCGCAGTCGTGCAGGGAAGGCTCATCGACCGGTTCGGGCCGACCCGGCCGCTGCTGACCACCACGGTGCTCTTCGCGCTGGCGATGACCGGGCTGGTGTTCGCGATCGAGGCGCACGCCCCGACGCTCGTGCTGGTCCCGCTGGCCTTCGGCACCGGGATCACGGAGCCGATGGTCGGTTCGGCTTCGCGGGCGCTGTGGACACGGCTGCTGCCCGCCGGGCCGACCCGGAACGCCGCGTTCTCCTACGAGGCGATCAGCATGGAGGTCTTCTTCATTCTCGGCCCCGGTTTCGCGGGGCTGCTGATCGCCGCGCCGTGGGCGGGCACCGGCATCGTGACCGGCTCGCTGACCATGATCGCGGGCGCGACGCTGTTCGCGCTGAGCCCGACCGTGCGCGCGTGGGGGCCGTCGCCGTCGACGGGCGGCAAACTGCTCGGCGCGCTGGCCAGCCCCGGGATGCGCACGCTCGCGATCGCCGCACTGGGTTTCGGCGCGGTGATCGGATTCGTCGAGGTCGCCGTCCCGGCGGCCGCGACCGAGGCGGGGAACACCTCCATCGGCGGTCTGCTGCTCTCGGCCTGGTCGGTCAGCTCCGTCGCGTTCGGGGTGGCGTACAGCCTGCGCCCGTGGCCGCGCCAGATGGGCCTGCGGCTGCCGGTGCTGCTGGCCGGGTTCGGCGCGCTGGTGGCGCTGCTCGCGCTGCCGGGCTCGCTCTGGGGCCTCGCGCTCGCCATGCTCGCCGCGGGCGCGCTCATCACCCCGCAGTCGACGACGCACTCGGCGGCCATCGAGATCGCCGCGCCGAAGGGCACGGCGGCCGAGGCGTTCGGCTGGGTGCTCACCGCGGTGACCCTCGGGCTCGCGTTCGGGCAGTCGATCAGCGGCTACCTCGTCGAGCACGCCGGGCACGAAGCGGCGTTCCTCGCCGCCGGCGGGGTCGGGTTCGCGCTCGCCGCGGTGGTGTGGCTGCTGCGCGGCACCTTCCGCCCCCAGCCCGCCGGAGCGGTCGCCGAAGCGCCCGAACTTGTCGGTGCCGCCCGCTAG
- the nth gene encoding endonuclease III, producing the protein MKRCLDDEFPDAHCELDFTTPLELLVAVVLSAQTTDVRVNQVTPALFARYRTAADYAGADRAELEEYLRPTGFFRAKANSVLGLGAALVERYDGEVPGKLKDLVTLPGVGRKTANVVLGDAFGVPGITVDTHFGRLVRRWGWTEEEDPVKVEHAVGELIPRKEWTLLSHRTIFHGRRVCHARKPACGACPLAKMCPSYGTGPTGFEEAAKLVKGEEREHILELAARR; encoded by the coding sequence ATGAAGCGTTGCCTCGACGACGAGTTCCCCGACGCGCACTGTGAGCTCGACTTCACCACTCCGCTCGAACTGCTGGTCGCGGTCGTGCTCTCGGCACAGACCACCGACGTCCGCGTGAATCAGGTCACGCCCGCGCTCTTCGCGCGCTACCGGACCGCGGCGGACTACGCCGGCGCCGACCGCGCCGAACTCGAGGAGTACCTCCGACCGACGGGCTTCTTCCGCGCCAAGGCGAACTCGGTGCTGGGGCTGGGCGCCGCGCTGGTGGAGCGCTACGACGGCGAAGTGCCCGGCAAGCTGAAGGACCTCGTCACGCTGCCGGGGGTCGGCCGTAAGACGGCCAACGTCGTGCTCGGGGACGCCTTCGGGGTCCCCGGGATCACCGTCGACACCCATTTCGGCCGCCTGGTCCGCCGCTGGGGCTGGACCGAGGAGGAGGACCCGGTCAAGGTCGAGCACGCCGTCGGCGAGCTGATCCCGCGCAAGGAGTGGACGCTCCTCTCGCATCGGACGATCTTCCACGGACGCCGCGTCTGCCACGCCCGCAAACCGGCCTGCGGCGCCTGCCCGCTGGCGAAGATGTGCCCCTCGTACGGAACCGGCCCGACGGGCTTCGAAGAGGCCGCGAAGCTCGTCAAGGGCGAAGAGCGCGAGCACATCCTGGAACTGGCGGCCCGCCGGTGA
- a CDS encoding Crp/Fnr family transcriptional regulator, giving the protein MDETLARAGIFQGVEPAAAEALAQTLESVEFPRGHVIFNEGEPGDKLYIIQSGKVKIGRKSPDGRENLLGIFGPSDMFGELSIFDPGPRTSSATTVTEVRAVTMDRPALRQWISTRPEIAEQLLRVVARRLRRTNNMVAELIFTDVPGRVARALLQLAQRFGSQEAGLLRVTHDLTQEEIAQYVGASRETVNKALADFAHRGWLRLEGKSVLILDPERLARRAR; this is encoded by the coding sequence GTGGACGAAACCCTGGCCCGAGCGGGCATTTTCCAGGGTGTTGAGCCGGCAGCCGCCGAGGCGCTGGCACAGACCTTGGAATCCGTGGAGTTCCCTCGCGGGCATGTCATCTTCAACGAGGGTGAACCCGGCGACAAGCTTTACATCATCCAGTCCGGCAAGGTGAAGATCGGCCGCAAGTCACCCGACGGCCGCGAGAACCTGCTGGGCATCTTCGGCCCGTCCGACATGTTCGGCGAGCTGTCCATTTTCGACCCCGGCCCCCGGACGTCCAGCGCGACGACCGTGACCGAGGTCCGCGCGGTGACGATGGACCGCCCGGCGCTGCGGCAGTGGATCTCCACCCGCCCGGAGATCGCCGAGCAGCTGCTCCGTGTGGTCGCCCGCAGGCTGCGCCGGACGAACAACATGGTCGCCGAGCTGATCTTCACCGACGTCCCCGGCCGCGTGGCGCGGGCGCTGCTGCAGCTCGCGCAGCGTTTCGGCAGCCAGGAGGCCGGCCTTCTGCGGGTCACGCACGACCTGACGCAGGAAGAGATCGCCCAGTACGTCGGCGCCTCGCGCGAGACCGTCAACAAGGCTCTCGCCGACTTCGCGCACCGCGGCTGGCTGCGGCTCGAAGGCAAGAGCGTGCTGATCCTGGACCCGGAGCGCCTGGCCCGCCGCGCCCGTTGA
- the dnaN gene encoding DNA polymerase III subunit beta, which translates to MDLTAATRPLSSAVSAAARLLSARSGLLLRAGKDGLTVGGNDSERAVRLTAEAMVHTDGEVLVPAGPLAETLRMLDDDLVRLVVEGSRLAVRVEGGRYALPLLSRELNLPDMPPKVSEVDGHALVTALRTVAGTAAKDDALPMFTGVRVQSFSRELRLTASDRYRMAVATLPLRSEGEPIDALVPAGLLAETAKQARGTVGLHGDGTRFGLSWAGVAVTTAVLDAGFLSEKLIESSTVDTTVEVAADALAAAVRRVGVYADDRRVLTLEVGDSHLRLASAKQNTGEAEETLKAEVSGGRTSPSFQARYLLDALQGFAGERVRLDIQPGMRACVIRAVEPGEVELTYYVMPMLPR; encoded by the coding sequence ATGGACCTGACCGCCGCCACCCGTCCCCTTTCGTCCGCCGTTTCCGCCGCCGCCCGGCTGCTGTCGGCCCGTTCCGGCCTGCTCCTGCGCGCCGGGAAGGACGGGCTGACCGTCGGCGGCAACGACAGCGAACGAGCCGTCCGCCTGACCGCCGAAGCCATGGTCCACACCGATGGTGAAGTTCTCGTCCCCGCCGGACCCCTCGCGGAGACGCTGCGCATGCTCGACGACGATCTGGTGCGCCTGGTCGTCGAGGGTTCGCGGCTGGCCGTGCGGGTGGAGGGCGGGCGCTACGCGCTGCCGTTGCTGAGCCGTGAGCTGAACCTCCCGGACATGCCGCCGAAGGTGTCCGAAGTGGACGGTCACGCGCTCGTGACCGCGTTGCGGACGGTCGCGGGCACGGCGGCGAAGGACGACGCGCTGCCGATGTTCACCGGTGTCCGCGTGCAGAGCTTCAGCCGCGAGCTGCGGCTGACGGCGTCGGACCGCTATCGGATGGCGGTGGCCACCCTGCCGCTGCGCTCCGAAGGCGAGCCGATCGACGCGCTGGTCCCGGCCGGCTTGCTCGCCGAGACGGCGAAGCAGGCGCGTGGCACCGTCGGCCTGCACGGCGACGGGACCCGGTTCGGGCTGAGCTGGGCCGGCGTCGCCGTCACCACCGCCGTGCTCGACGCGGGATTCCTGTCGGAGAAGCTGATCGAATCGTCCACTGTGGACACCACGGTCGAAGTCGCCGCCGACGCGCTGGCCGCCGCCGTACGCCGCGTCGGCGTCTACGCGGACGATCGCCGGGTGCTGACGCTGGAAGTCGGCGACTCGCACCTGAGGCTGGCCAGCGCCAAGCAGAACACCGGGGAGGCCGAGGAAACGCTGAAGGCGGAGGTGTCCGGCGGCCGGACGTCGCCCTCGTTCCAGGCGCGCTACCTGCTGGACGCGCTGCAGGGTTTCGCCGGGGAACGGGTGCGGCTCGACATCCAGCCCGGGATGCGGGCCTGCGTCATCCGCGCGGTGGAGCCGGGCGAGGTGGAGCTGACGTACTACGTGATGCCGATGCTGCCGCGCTGA
- a CDS encoding TlpA disulfide reductase family protein, whose amino-acid sequence MTRVTKLALGVAVLVVALIVALLTTRDGQAPAKTSGDLTAARAKAALAPCPPPGPGEVAKLRGVDVECLGDGSRVDLAKVLSGGPVLVNLWASWCEPCRAELPLLQHYAALPGAARVLLVQVASSGADGLAMLSELGVRLPSVFDGDGQSGPVRTALKVPSSLPATYLVTAGGDVRLIENPRVFLNTDQVRAAVEGTS is encoded by the coding sequence GTGACCAGGGTCACCAAACTGGCCCTCGGGGTCGCCGTGCTGGTGGTGGCCCTGATCGTCGCGTTGCTCACGACGCGCGACGGCCAGGCTCCGGCCAAGACGTCGGGGGATCTCACGGCGGCGCGTGCGAAGGCCGCTCTAGCTCCCTGTCCGCCGCCTGGGCCGGGTGAAGTGGCGAAGCTGCGAGGTGTCGACGTCGAGTGCCTTGGCGACGGCTCCAGGGTCGACCTCGCCAAGGTGCTCTCGGGCGGTCCCGTGCTGGTCAACCTGTGGGCGTCGTGGTGCGAGCCGTGCCGCGCCGAGCTCCCGCTGCTCCAGCACTACGCCGCGCTGCCGGGCGCCGCGCGGGTGCTCCTCGTCCAGGTCGCGAGCTCCGGCGCCGACGGGCTGGCGATGCTGAGCGAACTGGGGGTCCGGCTGCCGTCCGTGTTCGACGGTGACGGACAGTCGGGGCCGGTGCGGACGGCACTAAAGGTCCCTTCCTCCCTGCCCGCGACGTACCTGGTCACGGCGGGCGGCGACGTCCGGCTCATCGAGAACCCACGCGTCTTCCTGAACACTGACCAGGTGCGCGCCGCTGTGGAAGGGACATCATGA